In Populus trichocarpa isolate Nisqually-1 chromosome 16, P.trichocarpa_v4.1, whole genome shotgun sequence, a genomic segment contains:
- the LOC7483984 gene encoding stress response protein NST1 isoform X4, whose translation MSADFNVICGLYEAEAASQKDTSVDCNGDKNDDGPVNAGADQVGELKGDGVESESKTGVRDDQENIQSAEEEREEKPVEILEDPDVEGNKQELINHDELSNAVAEAQEYQSTSVDVAESEQNRSSNDEEESNFNLSIDVKGHEDSQAVVIDGVHNYLGLHLDQQSDPVELNKTDDVAESEPNQYRNDDKKIEESKLGSKDSQTEVSKGLHNSLDLYRENKPKELTNGDDFTESKPKPSSNDGEKVGLEEKSKLDSAIQLDEDKLSQPVVINGVHNNLDLNQEKEPSELINDVPLKDSGEASGDSLEQNSETAPVVADEILEAESDEGLLSDGNREGLSAGHAQDTVAETQVVDSLVDAKQNLSESSSENVELGATSDAETGKSFPIASDNGTSGDATNHILKDAVQSEVLAANGLDIHEEDLLVNLESASQTVLVNDLVHASQMTSEHSHTLEISMEVSSDNVASVKSCESFPISPSNDDMVAELAVGINDSLSVEDTKLCDIARTETEVDSLHADDSGITEVDAKVEAGDDNCPAYDVKPDIGTVSPSIEPEEKVSSSSPANDVKPDIGTVSHSIEPEEKVSLSSPANDVEPDIGTVSHSIQPEEKIDIVAAEVGKGALKVDVAEVRKGALKVDVVAEVRKGAFDVTKFPRYDENNKEEVKHDKFKVEKSSKSRDAIQPQIQMKKFGDQKNQTAKTKGHAKPAALENGSLTVGGKYWIEEPRQDENKLIKAEEELARKARQDENKRIKAEDKLARKAEELRKEKEAAMLKEQRRLEENAKAKEAMERKKRMADRAQARAALREQREAEQKEKEREKKARKKERKKAAVEDTKDIDEIESSPSSETPIEMEESERTEKPVTKRPQNPSEFAKQTKYKSMPLPLRNRGKRKRQTWMWALLSLLVVIALFFVGNSGFFHVVLQRSGI comes from the exons ATGTCAGCAGATTTTAACGTGATATGTGGATTGTATGAGGCTGAAGCAGCTAGTCAGAAGGATACCAGTGTTGATTGTAATGGTGACAAGAATGATGATGGTCCTGTCAATGCGGGAGCTGATCAGGTTGGGGAATTGAAGGGTGATGGGGTGGAATCTGAGTCCAAAACCGGTGTCCGTGACGATCAAGAAAATATTCAG TCTGCGGAGGAGGAGAGGGAAGAAAAGCCGGTGGAAATCTTGGAAGATCCAGATGTAGAAGGGAACAAACAGGAGTTAATTAATCACGATGAACTCTCAAATGCAG TGGCAGAAGCTCAGGAATACCAATCCACTAGTGTGGATGTTGCTGAGTCTGAGCAAAATCGATCAAGTAATGATGAGGAGGAAAGCAACTTTAATTTGTCCATTGACGTAAAAGGACATGAAGATTCTCAGGCCGTAGTTATCGATGGTGTTCATAATTATTTGGGTTTGCATTTGGATCAGCAGAGTGACCCGGTGGAATTGAACAAAACTGATGATGTTGCGGAATCCGAGCCCAATCAGTATAGGAATGATGATAAGAAGATTGAGGAAAGCAAATTAGGTTCGAAAGATTCTCAGACTGAAGTTAGCAAGGGTCTTCATAATAGTTTGGACTTGTATCGGGAGAATAAACCCAAGGAATTGACGAATGGTGATGATTTTACTGAATCCAAACCAAAACCATCTAGCAATGATGGGGAGAAAGTAGGGTTAGAGGAGAAAAGCAAATTGGACTCAGCCATCCAATTAGACGAAGACAAATTATCTCAGCCTGTTGTTATCAATGGTGTTCATAATAATTTGGATTTGAACCAGGAGAAGGAACCGTCTGAATTGATCAATGATGTTCCCCTGAAAGATTCTGGTGAGGCGTCTGGGGATTCTCTCGAGCAGAACTCGGAAACAGCCCCAGTTGTGGCTGATGAAATACTGGAAGCAGAATCTGATGAAGGTCTTTTATCCGATGGAAATAGAGAAGGTTTATCTGCTGGTCATGCTCAAGATACTGTTGCAGAAACTCAGGTTGTTGATAGCCTGGTTGATGCCAAACAAAATTTGTCTGAGAGCTCTTCCGAAAATGTTGAACTCGGAGCAACTTCTGATGCTGAAACTGGTAAGAGTTTTCCAATTGCTAGTGATAATGGTACATCAGGAGACGCAACAAATCACATCCTCAAGGATGCTGTGCAATCAGAGGTGCTGGCTGCCAATGGCCTTGATATTCATGAAGAAGACTTGCTTGTCAACCTGGAAAGTGCTTCACAAACTGTTCTTGTAAATGACCTTGTTCATGCCAGTCAAATGACATCTGAGCATAGTCATACCTTGGAAATCAGCATGGAAGTGTCCTCCGATAATGTTGCATCTGTTAAAAGTTGTGAAAGTTTCCCAATTTCTCCTAGCAATGATGATATGGTGGCAGAACTAGCTGTCGGAATTAATGATTCTCTATCAGTGGAAGATACAAAGCTATGTGATATTGCGAGAACAGAGACGGAGGTTGATAGCTTACATGCTGATGATAGTGGAATTACTGAAGTTGATGCAAAAGTAGAAGCTGGAGATGATAATTGCCCTGCTTATGATGTGAAGCCAGATATTGGGACTGTTTCCCCTTCCATTGAACCAGAAGAGAAAGTATCTTCAAGCAGCCCTGCTAATGATGTGAAGCCAGATATTGGGACTGTTTCCCATTCCATTGAAC CTGAAGAGAAAGTATCTTTAAGCAGCCCTGCTAATGATGTGGAGCCAGATATTGGGACTGTTTCTCATTCCATTCAACCTGAAGAGAAAATAGATATTGTTGCTGCTGAGGTGGGGAAAGGAGCTTTGAAAGTAGATGTTGCTGAGGTGAGGAAAGGAGCTTTGAAAGTAGATGTTGTTGCTGAGGTGAGGAAAGGAGCTTTCGATGTCACCAAGTTTCCaagatatgatgaaaataacaaagaagaggtaaaacatgataaatttaaagttgAGAAGAGTAGTAAAAGTCGGGATGCTATTCAACCTCAAATCCAAATGAAAAAGTTTGGGGACCAAAAGAATCAGACCGCTAAAACTAAAGGGCATGCAAAACCTGCTGCTTTGGAGAATGGTTCACTAACTGTTGGTGGAAAGTATTGGATTGAAGAGCCAAGACAAGATGAGAATAAGCTGATTAAGGCGGAAGAAGAGTTGGCTAGGAAGGCAAGACAAGATGAGAATAAGCGGATTAAGGCGGAAGATAAGTTGGCTAGGAAGGCAGAGGAAttgagaaaggaaaaggaagcaGCCATGTTAAAGGAGCAACGGAGATTGGAGGAGAATGCCAAAGCTAAAGAGGCAATGGAGAGGAAGAAACGAATGGCAGACAGGGCTCAAGCCAGGGCTGCACTCAGAGAACAGAGGGAAGCTGAGCAGAAAGAGAAG GAAAGGGAGAAGAAggcaaggaagaaggaaaggaagaagGCAGCAGTAGAGGATACTAAAGATATCGATGAGATTGAATCTTCTCCTAGTTCTGAAACTCCTATTGAAATGGAGGAGTctgaaagaacagaaaaacctGTGACAAAGAGGCCTCAAAACCCATCAGAGTTTGCAAAGCAGACCAAGTATAAATCAATGCCTCTGCCGCTTCGCAACAGGGGTAAGAGAAAGAGGCAGACATGGATGTGGGCCCTTCTCTCACTGCTTGTTGTTATCGCCTTGTTTTTTGTGGGGAACAGCGGCTTCTTTCATGTTGTGCTGCAAAGGTCTGGCATCTAA